In Erigeron canadensis isolate Cc75 chromosome 1, C_canadensis_v1, whole genome shotgun sequence, a single window of DNA contains:
- the LOC122585181 gene encoding cysteine-rich receptor-like protein kinase 2, with translation MGRPIHTLVIFIASIVILLLLVSRSEGDARAQTVKMICNEGENTQTNLLLNFIRVYGRLSNQMQTSNNATVSEGTSPDTVYGLSQCYGDLSVQDCQLCYAGTRGMLPTCWPKNGGRLYYDGCFTRIQVYNFFEEYTGPHDTIVCGNTSRKSTMFQDSTRQAVMNAATDALRNSNYFAREEVTRVGSNDSVYVLAQCWNTLSPESCRTCLMNASASITKCLPWSEGRALNTGCFMRYSDTNFLNPIADTSNSSNTGKITAIVVSTISATVVFTVAAMVVIYIRRRRYIQQKRKDSYDVEKLSAMLTDISLNFKYSTVEKATGNWDESNKIGQGGFGIVYKGVLFDGREIAVKRLFLNHKLRVVDFYNEVNLISSVQHKNLVRLLGCSCSGPESILVYEFLPNMSLDHYIFDEIKGMELGWEKRFEILTGIAEGLIHLHQNTISRIIHRDIKASNILLDLRLRPKIADFGLARSFQDDKSHISTAIAGTLGYIAPEYLAHGHLTEKADVYSFGVLVLEVVSGMENNSSKITEYLDSLVSTAWKHFKHGTVEKLFDPNLMMHKYPNNNFQKDVKRVVHIGLLCIQEAPSLRPSMSVALRMLTKDDEALPVPSVPPFIDEETMELNITQTLLDSSVATVSRNRSYPRKP, from the exons ATGGGTAGACCAATACATACGCTTGTAATTTTCATTGCTTCGATCGTAATTCTATTATTACTAGTATCTAGATCAGAGGGGGATGCCAGAGCCCAAACCGTCAAGATGATTTGTAATGAAGGTGAAAACACTCAAACAAATTTGCTCCTAAACTTTATCAGAGTATATGGAAGACTTAGCAACCAAATGCAAACTTCAAATAACGCAACGGTATCAGAGGGAACCAGCCCCGACACAGTGTATGGTCTTTCCCAATGCTATGGTGACCTCTCTGTACAAGATTGCCAACTCTGTTACGCCGGAACGCGTGGTATGCTTCCTACTTGCTGGCCAAAAAATGGGGGTCGACTTTACTATGATGGTTGTTTTACGCGAATccaagtttataatttttttgaggAGTATACGGGGCCTCATGACACAATTGTTTGTGGTAATACATCAAGAAAAAGTACCATGTTTCAAGACTCAACAAGGCAGGCAGTTATGAATGCTGCAACAGATGCACTAAGAAACAGTAACTACTTTGCTAGGGAAGAGGTGACCAGGGTTGGTTCTAATGATTCAGTTTATGTGCTGGCCCAGTGTTGGAATACTTTGAGCCCAGAATCTTGTAGGACGTGTTTGATGAACGCATCTGCATCAATCACAAAATGTTTGCCGTGGTCAGAGGGACGAGCATTGAACACTGGATGTTTCATGAGGTATTCTGATACCAATTTTCTTAACCCGATAGCGGATACAAGCAACTCTAGCAATACAG GGAAGATAACTGCTATTGTAGTTTCGACAATTAGTGCTACTGTGGTCTTCACAGTTGCAGCAATGGTTGTGATATATATCAGACGACGCAGATATATACAGCAGAAAAGAAAAG ATTCTTATGATGTCGAGAAGCTATCTGCAATGCTAACAGATATTAGCTTGAACTTCAAATACTCCACCGTTGAGAAAGCAACAGGAAATTGGGATGAGTCCAATAAGATTGGACAAGGTGGATTTGGGATTGTGTACAAG GGGGTTCTTTTCGATGGACGGGAAATAGCTGTGAAAAGGCTCTTCTTAAACCACAAGTTGAGAGTGGTAGATTTCTACAATGAAGTTAACTTGATCAGCAGCGTTCAACACAAAAATCTGGTCAGGCTGTTGGGATGCAGCTGTTCAGGACCTGAAAGCATTCTTGTATATGAATTTCTACCCAATATGAGTCTCGACCACTatatttttg ATGAAATAAAAGGAATGGAATTAGGCTGGGAGAAGAGATTTGAGATTCTTACCGGTATAGCAGAAGGCCTTATTCACCTTCATCAAAATACCATAAGTCGAATTATTCATAGGGATATAAAAGCTTCTAATATCCTGCTAGACTTGAGGCTTCGTCCCAAAATAGCTGATTTTGGGTTGGCCAGGTCTTTTCAAGATGACAAGAGTCACATCAGCACCGCCATTGCAGGAACACT TGGGTATATAGCTCCAGAGTACCTAGCCCATGGTCATTTAACAGAAAAGGCCGATGTCTATAGCTTTGGTGTGTTAGTTCTTGAGGTTGTCTCGGGAATGGAAAACAACAGCAGCAAAATTACAGAATATTTGGACAGCTTAGTGTCTACT GCATGGAAGCATTTCAAGCATGGGACAGTGGAGAAATTATTTGACCCGAACCTAATGATGCATAAATATCCGAACAACAATTTCCAAAAGGATGTCAAAAGAGTGGTACACATAGGACTTCTTTGCATTCAAGAAGCTCCATCTTTAAGACCATCCATGTCAGTGGCACTAAGAATGTTAACAAAGGATGATGAAGCGTTACCTGTCCCCTCTGTTCCACCATTTATAGACGAGGAAACAATGGAACTCAACATAACTCAAACGTTACTGGATTCTTCGGTTGCTACAGTTTCACGCAACCGTTCATACCCGAGGAAACCTTAG